A genomic window from Silene latifolia isolate original U9 population chromosome Y, ASM4854445v1, whole genome shotgun sequence includes:
- the LOC141627838 gene encoding uncharacterized protein LOC141627838, whose product MEERMKTMEETIGSMKDQNQRIELLLQALQNRAHGEQENREGIPHRNFNFSPKVEFPVFDGNGPRIWVKKCKKYFDLCKIADNQKLNLASLYMVGKAEAWVHSYMSMRPNVDWEDFVLDLCARFKENLGSNVVEEFNKLQQTGTLEEYLDNFENLRGLMLQRNALLPDSHFLDSFVGGLKPTIKPFVRALRPASVAQAMELARCQEESLLAVKNLSKPILDKPPAKFNGHNSNNHRPPSSNYQNSGHTRFTQPWQKQNHAPNKPNSTFKRLSPAEIEDKRKKNLCFQCDEPYTPGHTCKGKLYNIVLVPVELEEENNALESSVLGEYMEDMELGSDSFGEEQPLISLNAISGYHSYQTMRVHGKVRNNTIHILIDSGSTHNFCDQSVAKKLGCKVTHTHPLEVSVANGETLVTTEVCKGFTWQLHGMEFSTDVMIVPLGGCEMVLGVQWLSSLGPVVWDFDKLRMEFMFQGKKVVLRGVTNGDLRWISGRSEVDMEKGSKFGLGQMFAIHVQPGQSETPPTIEGQVPPAIPIEISKVLENFQDLFVEPKSLPPHRSHDHQIHLNTGTSPINVRPYRYPVVQKNAIEQITKEMLESGVVRHSQSPFSSPVVMIKKKDGSWRFCVDYRELNKSTVKDKFPIPVIDELLDELHGSSVYSKIDLRSGYWQIRMREEDIQKTAFRTHEGHYEFVVMPFGLTNAPSTFQSLMNSIFSKFLRKFILVFFDDILVYSPDVSTHINHLTQTLQILRQHQLFAKMNKCAFGVEKVEYLGHIVSAKGVATDPEKVKAMMSWPTPRNVKELRGFLGLTGYYRKFVKAYGVISKPLTNLLRKNAFLWGMDADTAFEELKQAMSKAPVLALPDFTRPFEVETDASDIGIGAVLAQQGHPIAFISKALASKHKALSTYEKELLAVILAVEKWRPYLVGQHFVIKTDHFSLKYLLGQKITNSFQSKCLPKLLGLDYEVQYRKGKENVVADALSRIQGAELMSLLVTQVRSDLMGKIQLSWTLPEVAAIVQQLKDGTVTDGKFKWQDNQLLRKGRLVIGPDDSLRSEICKIMHNSSLGGHSGTHATYKEFVLGRPFWDSCHL is encoded by the coding sequence ATGGAGGAGCGTATGAAAACAATGGAAGAAACCATTGGGTCAATGAAGGATCAGAACCAAAGGATCGAGTTATTGCTTCAAGCACTTCAGAATCGCGCTCATGGAGAACAGGAGAATCGGGAAGGTATACCTCATCGTAATTTCAATTTCAGTCCCAAGGTAGAATTCCCTGTTTTTGATGGAAATGGACCAAGAATTTGGGttaagaaatgcaaaaaatacTTTGATCTCTGTAAAATTGCTGATAATCAAAAGTTGAACCTTGCTTCTTTGTATATGGTGGGTAAGGCTGAGGCATGGGTGCATAGTTATATGAGTATGAGACCTAATGTAGATTGGGAGGATTTTGTGCTTGATTTGTGTGCTAGATTCAAGGAAAATTTAGGGAgtaatgttgttgaggaattcaATAAGTTGCAGCAAACTGGTACATTAGAAGAATATCTTGATAATTTTGAGAATTTACGAGGATTAATGTTGCAAAGAAATGCTTTATTACCTGATTCTCATTTCTTGGACAGCTTTGTTGGTGGTCTTAAGCCTACAATAAAGCCATTTGTTAGGGCATTACGACCTGCCTCTGTAGCTCAGGCTATGGAATTGGCAAGATGTCAGGAGGAGAGTCTTTTAGCTGTTAAAAATCTGTCCAAACCAATTCTGGATAAACCACCAGCCAAGTTTAATGGGCATAATTCGAATAATCACAGACCTCCCTCATCAAATTACCAAAATAGTGGTCATACTAGGTTTACTCAACCATGGCAGAAGCAAAATCATGCTCCCAACAAACCTAATTCCACTTTTAAGAGGCTGTCCCCGGCAGAAATTGAGGATAAAAGAAAAAAGAACCTATGTTTCCAATGTGATGAACCCTATACCCCTGGTCATACATGTAAAGGGAAGCTATATAACATAGTGTTGGTACCAGTGGAGTTAGAAGAAGAAAATAATGCATTAGAAAGCAGTGTACTAGGGGAATACATGGAGGACATGGAATTGGGATCAGACAGCTTTGGGGAAGAACAACCTCTCATATCCCTTAATGCTATCTCTGGTTACCATTCCTATCAAACAATGAGAGTACATGGGAAAGTCAGGAACAACACCATACACATACTAATAGACTCAGGCAGCACCCATAATTTTTGTGATCAAAGTGTTGCTAAGAAGCTTGGTTGCAAGGTCACACACACTCATCCATTAGAAGTTTCTGTGGCCAATGGTGAGACTTTAGTGACCACTGAGGTCTGCAAAGGCTTTACTTGGCAGTTGCATGGGATGGAGTTTAGTACTGATGTGATGATTGTGCCATTGGGGGGGTGTGAAATGGTGCTTGGAGTCCAATGGTTGTCATCTCTAGGTCCTGTGGTTTGGGACTTTGATAAACTCAGGATGGAGTTTATGTTTCAAGGGAAGAAAGTGGTGCTTCGAGGGGTTACAAATGGGGATTTGAGATGGATTTCAGGACGAAGTGAAGTCGATATGGAAAAAGGAAGCAAGTTTGGACTGGGGCAGATGTTTGCTATACATGTGCAACCTGGTCAGTCTGAAACACCACCCACAATAGAAGGGCAGGTGCCACCAGCCATTCCTATAGAGATCAGCAAAGTCTTAGAGAATTTTCAGGATTTATTTGTGGAACCTAAATCACTGCCACCTCACAGGTCTCATGACCATCAAATTCATTTGAATACAGGAACATCCCCTATCAACGTTAGGCCTTATAGGTATCCTGTTGTTCAGAAAAATGCTATTGAACAAATAACAAAGGAAATGCTGGAATCTGGGGTGGTGAGGCATAGTCAGAGTCCTTTTTCTTCTCCTGTGGTGATGATTAAGAAGAAGGATGGGTCTTGGAGGTTTTGTGTAGACTATAGGGAATTAAACAAAAGCACTGTTAAAGACAAGTTCCCTATTCCTGTTATAGATGAATTGTTGGATGAGCTTCATGGATCGAGTGTATACTCTAAAATTGACTTAAGGTCAGGATACTGGCAAATTAGAATGAGAGAGGAGGATATTCAAAAGACTGCTTTTAGGACTCATGAGGGTCACTATGAATTTGTGGTTATGCCCTTTGGCCTAACTAATGCTCCATCAACATTCCAAAGTCTGATGAATTCTATTTTCAGCAAGTTTTTAAGAAAATTCATCCTGGTTTTCTTTGATGACATACTTGTGTATAGTCCTGATGTTTCCACTCATATCAACCACCTGACACAAACACTACAAATTCTGAGGCAACATCAACTGTTTGCTAAAATGAATAAGTGTGCTTTTGGGGTGGAAAAAGTAGAGTATCTTGGCCATATTGTTTCTGCCAAGGGAGTAGCTACAGATCCAGAAAAGGTGAAAGCCATGATGTCTTGGCCAACACCTAGGAATGTTAAAGAATTAAGGGGATTTCTTGGTCTAACTGGCTACTACAGGAAATTTGTGAAGGCTTATGGTGTTATAAGCAAGCCATTAACCAACCTATTAAGGAAAAATGCTTTCCTTTGGGGCATGGATGCTGACACTGCTTTTGAGGAATTAAAACAAGCTATGAGCAAGGCTCCAGTTTTAGCATTACCTGACTTTACTCGTCCATTTGAGGTAGAAACAGATGCCTCTGACATAGGCATTGGAGCTGTCTTAGCTCAACAAGGCCATCCTATTGCATTCATAAGCAAGGCTTTGGCTTCAAAGCATAAAGCTTTATCCACGTatgagaaggagttgttggctGTGATTCTTGCTGTGGAGAAATGGAGGCCTTATTTAGTAGGGCAACATTTTGTGATTAAAACTGATCATTTCAGTTTGAAATATTTGTTGGGGCAAAAGATCACAAATTCATTTCAGAGCAAATGTCTGCCTAAATTGCTTGGGTTAGACTATGAGGTTCAATACAGAAAGGGCAaagagaatgtggtagctgatgcACTTTCTCGAATCCAAGGTGCTGAATTAATGTCCTTATTGGTTACTCAAGTAAGGTCTGATTTAATGGGGAAGATTCAACTTAGCTGGACACTACCTGAAGTGGCTGCAATAGTTCAGCAATTAAAGGATGGCACAGTAACTGATGGAAAGTTTAAATGGCAAGATAATCAACTACTCAGGAAGGGAAGGTTGGTGATTGGACCTGATGATAGTTTGAGGTCTGAAATTTGCAAAATTATGCATAATTCGTCCTTGGGAGGCCATTCTGGGACTCATGCCACTTATAAGGAATTCGTCCTTGGGAGGCCATTCTGGGACTCATGCCACTTATAA